One Streptomyces sp. NBC_00554 DNA segment encodes these proteins:
- a CDS encoding aldehyde dehydrogenase has translation MSHLYELDVLNPATEEVIATVPGATPQDVDAAVVRAGKAQARWAALAPGERARLLRRFAVVVDEHLEELALLEVREAGHVIGNARWEVSNVRDLLDYAAGGVERLTGRQIPVAGGLDITILEPLGVVGIIAPWNFPLPIAAWGTAPALAAGNAVILKPAETTPLTALRLAELALEAGLPEDLFQVLPGAGPVAGNALVEHPGVAKIVFTGSTAVGKQVLAKGSAHLKRVTLELGGKSPNIVFADADIEAAAAAAPMAFLDNSGQDCCARTRILVQRSAYDRFLELLAPAVESVVVGDPSDERTQMGPLISRVQLERVRSYVAADAPGIHGKAPEGPGFWFPPTVLTDVEPHARVAVEEVFGPVAVVLPFEDEADAIRLANATEYGLSGSIWTRDVGRALRVSGAVRAGNLSVNSHSSVRYWTPFGGFKQSGIGRELGPDALTAFTETKNVFISTEGPAQ, from the coding sequence TTGTCGCACCTGTACGAACTGGACGTCCTCAACCCGGCGACCGAGGAGGTCATCGCCACCGTCCCGGGCGCCACCCCGCAGGACGTCGACGCCGCCGTCGTACGGGCGGGAAAGGCACAGGCCAGGTGGGCCGCCCTCGCACCCGGGGAGCGCGCCCGGCTGCTGCGGCGCTTCGCCGTCGTTGTCGACGAACACCTGGAAGAACTCGCCCTGTTGGAGGTCCGCGAGGCCGGACACGTGATCGGCAACGCCCGCTGGGAAGTGAGCAACGTCCGTGATCTGCTCGACTACGCGGCCGGGGGAGTGGAACGCCTCACCGGCCGCCAGATCCCGGTCGCCGGCGGCCTGGACATCACGATCCTCGAACCGCTCGGCGTCGTCGGGATCATCGCCCCCTGGAACTTCCCCCTGCCGATCGCCGCGTGGGGCACCGCTCCGGCGCTCGCAGCCGGCAACGCGGTCATCCTCAAGCCGGCCGAGACGACACCACTCACCGCCCTGCGCCTGGCCGAACTCGCCCTGGAGGCCGGTCTTCCCGAGGACCTCTTCCAGGTGCTCCCGGGCGCGGGTCCCGTCGCGGGCAACGCGCTCGTCGAGCACCCCGGCGTCGCGAAGATCGTCTTCACCGGCTCAACGGCGGTCGGCAAACAGGTGTTGGCGAAGGGCTCGGCCCACCTCAAGCGCGTCACCCTCGAACTCGGCGGCAAGAGCCCGAACATCGTCTTCGCCGACGCCGACATCGAGGCCGCCGCCGCTGCGGCTCCCATGGCCTTCCTCGACAACTCCGGCCAGGACTGCTGCGCCCGCACCCGCATCCTCGTCCAGCGCTCCGCGTACGACCGCTTCCTCGAACTCCTCGCCCCCGCCGTCGAGTCCGTCGTCGTCGGCGATCCCTCCGACGAGCGGACCCAGATGGGCCCGCTGATCTCCAGGGTCCAGCTGGAACGCGTGCGTTCGTACGTCGCCGCCGACGCGCCAGGTATCCACGGCAAGGCCCCCGAGGGTCCGGGCTTCTGGTTCCCGCCCACCGTCCTCACCGACGTCGAGCCCCACGCGCGCGTGGCCGTCGAGGAGGTCTTCGGCCCGGTCGCCGTCGTCCTCCCCTTCGAGGACGAGGCGGACGCCATCCGGCTCGCCAACGCCACCGAGTACGGCCTCTCCGGCTCCATCTGGACCCGTGACGTGGGCCGCGCCCTGCGCGTCTCGGGGGCTGTCCGCGCCGGGAACCTGTCCGTCAACTCCCACTCCAGCGTCCGCTACTGGACCCCCTTCGGCGGCTTCAAGCAGTCGGGCATCGGCCGCGAGCTCGGCCCGGACGCCCTCACCGCCTTCACCGAAACCAAGAACGTCTTCATCAGTACGGAGGGCCCCGCACAGTGA
- a CDS encoding 3-oxoacyl-ACP reductase, which yields MTASTPDIICRRLVGRAAVITGAGSGIGLATARRLASEGAHVVCGDIDETGGKAAAEEVGGIFVKVDVTDPEQVEALFKTAYDTYGSVDIAFNNAGISPPDDDSILETGLEAWKRVQDVNLTSVYLCCKAAIPYMRRQGKGSIINTASFVARMGAATSQISYTASKGGVLAMSRELGVQFAREGIRVNALCPGPVNTPLLRELFAKDPERAARRLVHIPVGRFAEADEIAAAVAFLASDDSSFVNASDFLVDGGISGAYVTPL from the coding sequence GTGACCGCATCGACCCCGGACATCATCTGCCGCCGCCTCGTCGGCCGTGCCGCCGTCATCACCGGCGCCGGCAGCGGCATCGGCCTCGCCACCGCGCGCCGGCTCGCCTCCGAGGGTGCCCATGTCGTCTGCGGCGACATCGACGAGACGGGCGGCAAGGCGGCCGCCGAGGAGGTCGGCGGGATCTTCGTCAAGGTCGACGTCACCGACCCCGAGCAGGTCGAGGCGCTCTTCAAAACGGCGTACGACACCTATGGCTCCGTCGACATCGCCTTCAACAACGCGGGTATCTCGCCGCCCGACGACGACTCCATCCTGGAAACCGGCCTGGAGGCCTGGAAGCGCGTCCAGGACGTCAACCTCACCTCCGTCTACCTGTGCTGCAAGGCCGCGATCCCCTACATGCGGCGCCAGGGCAAGGGCTCCATCATCAACACGGCGTCCTTCGTGGCCCGGATGGGCGCGGCGACCTCGCAGATCTCGTACACGGCCTCCAAGGGCGGTGTGCTGGCCATGTCCCGTGAACTGGGCGTGCAGTTCGCGAGGGAGGGCATCCGGGTCAACGCCCTCTGCCCCGGACCGGTCAACACCCCGCTGCTGCGCGAGCTGTTCGCCAAGGACCCCGAGCGGGCCGCACGCCGCCTCGTGCACATCCCCGTCGGCCGGTTCGCGGAGGCGGACGAGATCGCCGCGGCGGTCGCCTTCCTCGCCAGCGACGACTCCTCGTTCGTCAACGCCAGCGACTTCCTGGTGGACGGCGGAATCTCGGGCGCGTACGTCACGCCGCTGTAG
- a CDS encoding DUF2510 domain-containing protein: MSSTPPPGWYRDPSYPHVERWWDGTAWTDHRREPEIPQEPSARPEFPQANSGRAKAVALVVAGAVLVTSIVTGAVILARNDDTVDAAVNTTPTTPEPSVTTSEPPSDEPDADDPAVVVDELNGITLPLPDGWARPENVVEDDVVMTTPGTYDCPGDPGLCRRGRVVSRTVTGNDEKSPEVLAKQDIEDAADSAYDRDLVNRRPYNGIDSHQQVKAGPVAVAGRAGYLVRWRVKTEAGPGGYVQSLAFPSSTGSQALVIVRFAFDAGEDGPPLSDMDRITRGIRPVGDADTGGGVGSSIGTSR; this comes from the coding sequence ATGAGCAGCACGCCTCCGCCCGGCTGGTACCGCGACCCGTCGTACCCGCACGTCGAGCGCTGGTGGGACGGGACCGCGTGGACCGACCACCGGCGCGAGCCCGAGATACCGCAAGAGCCCTCGGCGCGGCCGGAGTTCCCACAAGCGAACTCCGGCCGCGCCAAGGCCGTCGCCCTCGTCGTCGCCGGAGCCGTCCTGGTCACCTCGATCGTCACCGGCGCCGTGATCCTCGCCCGGAACGACGACACGGTCGACGCCGCGGTGAACACCACGCCGACCACCCCGGAACCCTCGGTGACCACCTCCGAGCCACCGTCCGACGAACCGGATGCCGACGATCCGGCGGTCGTCGTCGACGAACTCAACGGCATCACGCTCCCGTTGCCCGACGGCTGGGCGAGACCGGAGAACGTCGTCGAGGACGATGTCGTGATGACGACTCCGGGCACGTACGACTGCCCCGGCGACCCCGGTCTGTGCCGCCGCGGCCGGGTCGTCTCGCGCACGGTCACCGGGAACGACGAGAAGTCCCCGGAGGTCCTCGCCAAGCAGGACATCGAGGACGCGGCGGACAGCGCGTACGACCGTGACCTCGTCAACCGGCGCCCCTACAACGGCATCGACTCGCATCAGCAGGTGAAAGCGGGCCCGGTCGCCGTCGCCGGGCGCGCCGGGTACCTCGTGCGCTGGCGGGTCAAGACCGAGGCGGGGCCCGGGGGTTACGTCCAGTCGCTGGCGTTTCCGTCCAGCACGGGTTCCCAGGCGCTGGTCATCGTCCGGTTCGCCTTCGACGCGGGCGAGGACGGGCCGCCGCTGTCCGACATGGACAGGATCACCAGGGGGATCCGGCCGGTGGGCGACGCGGACACCGGTGGGGGTGTGGGCAGCAGCATCGGCACATCCCGGTAG
- a CDS encoding amino acid deaminase/aldolase: MTARAADRARYDRATTHLDAPVAIVDLEAFDANADDLVRRAGGKPVRVASKSVRCRALLERVLARDGFAGIMSFTLAESIWLARSGFDDILLAYPSADTKGFAELASDPKLAAAVTVMVDDPAQLHFIDEARQGGTEVVRVCLELDTSLQLLGGRVRVGALRSPLRSPAQLAEMARAVTRRPGFKLVGIMAYEGHIAGVGDAVDGRPFRSRAVRLMQATARKELVQRRAEVVRAVRAVEPDLEFVNGGGTGSVQHTAAEDAVTEIAAGSGLYVPRLFDNYTSFSGRPAALFAQPVVRRPGVGIVTVLGGGYPASGAPGPDRLPVPYLPEGLKYDPQEGPGEVQTPLIGAPADDLLIGDKVWFRHAKAGELCERFDTLHLVAGDSVTASVPTYRGEGHTFL; encoded by the coding sequence ATGACTGCCCGCGCCGCAGACCGGGCCCGCTACGACCGGGCCACCACTCACCTCGACGCCCCTGTCGCGATCGTGGATCTGGAGGCCTTCGACGCGAACGCGGACGATCTCGTCCGCAGGGCCGGCGGCAAGCCGGTCCGTGTCGCCAGCAAATCCGTCCGCTGCCGCGCCCTGCTCGAACGCGTCCTGGCCCGGGACGGCTTCGCGGGGATCATGTCCTTCACCCTCGCCGAGTCGATCTGGCTGGCCCGCTCCGGCTTCGACGACATCCTGCTCGCCTACCCGTCCGCCGACACCAAGGGCTTCGCCGAGCTGGCCTCCGACCCCAAGCTCGCCGCCGCCGTGACCGTGATGGTCGACGACCCCGCCCAGCTCCACTTCATCGACGAGGCACGCCAGGGCGGCACCGAAGTCGTGCGCGTCTGCCTGGAGTTGGACACCTCCCTCCAGCTGCTCGGCGGACGGGTCCGGGTCGGCGCCCTGCGCTCACCGCTCCGCTCCCCCGCCCAGCTCGCCGAGATGGCCCGCGCGGTGACCCGGCGGCCCGGGTTCAAGCTCGTGGGGATCATGGCGTACGAGGGTCACATCGCCGGTGTCGGAGACGCGGTCGACGGGCGCCCCTTCCGTTCGCGTGCCGTCCGCCTGATGCAGGCCACCGCCCGCAAGGAGCTCGTCCAGCGGCGCGCCGAAGTCGTCCGGGCCGTACGGGCAGTGGAGCCGGACCTCGAGTTCGTCAACGGCGGCGGAACGGGCAGCGTGCAGCACACGGCGGCCGAGGACGCGGTGACGGAGATCGCGGCGGGGTCGGGACTGTACGTGCCGCGGCTCTTCGACAACTACACCTCGTTCAGCGGGCGTCCGGCCGCGCTGTTCGCCCAGCCCGTCGTCCGCCGGCCGGGCGTCGGGATCGTGACGGTGCTGGGCGGCGGCTATCCGGCGTCGGGCGCCCCGGGTCCCGACCGGCTGCCCGTGCCCTACCTCCCGGAGGGGCTGAAGTACGACCCCCAGGAGGGTCCGGGCGAGGTGCAGACCCCGCTGATCGGCGCCCCCGCGGACGATCTGCTCATCGGCGACAAGGTGTGGTTCCGGCACGCCAAGGCCGGGGAGCTGTGCGAGCGGTTCGACACGCTCCATCTGGTGGCCGGCGACTCGGTGACGGCGTCCGTCCCGACGTACCGCGGGGAGGGGCACACCTTCCTCTGA
- the mycP gene encoding type VII secretion-associated serine protease mycosin encodes MTRRTVMTRRAGVLSVLLAASLALIPSTAAHADGIRAQQWALDAMHTQEAWRTTKGAGITVAVLDTGVDDQHPDLEGNVLTGKDMVGFGATRGDRAWARHGTAMAGIIAGHGHGYDDADGVMGIAPEAKILPVRVILEDGDSSRTKARNTRGNALAEGIRWAADHGADVINLSLGDDSASAHPEPAEDEAVQYALKKGAVVVASAGNGGEKGDHISYPAAYPGVIAATAVDDNGTRASFSTRRWYATVSAPGVDVVIADPDEQYYEGWGTSAASAFVSGAVALIKAAHPGLSPAQIKQLLEDTARNSPTGGRDDSRGYGFVDPAAAIKEGGKIEPEGLQAAYGQEYFGSGPDTPEDDTDTVGWAGPLAGGLGVVLLAAAVVLWRGRRGPREHEHDGF; translated from the coding sequence ATGACCCGCAGGACCGTCATGACCCGCAGGGCCGGCGTCCTGAGCGTCCTGCTGGCAGCCTCCCTCGCCCTGATCCCCTCCACCGCCGCGCACGCCGACGGCATACGCGCCCAGCAGTGGGCCCTCGACGCCATGCACACCCAGGAGGCCTGGCGGACCACCAAGGGTGCGGGGATCACGGTCGCCGTCCTCGACACCGGCGTCGACGACCAGCACCCGGACCTGGAGGGCAACGTCCTCACCGGCAAGGACATGGTCGGCTTCGGAGCGACCCGCGGCGACCGGGCGTGGGCCCGGCACGGGACCGCCATGGCGGGGATCATCGCCGGCCACGGACACGGCTACGACGATGCCGACGGCGTCATGGGCATAGCCCCCGAGGCCAAGATCCTCCCCGTCCGGGTCATCCTCGAAGACGGCGACTCCTCCCGTACGAAGGCCCGCAACACCCGCGGCAACGCCCTCGCCGAGGGCATCCGCTGGGCCGCCGACCACGGCGCCGACGTCATCAACCTCTCCCTGGGCGACGACTCGGCGTCCGCCCACCCCGAACCCGCCGAGGACGAAGCCGTCCAGTACGCCCTGAAGAAGGGCGCCGTAGTCGTCGCCTCGGCCGGCAACGGCGGCGAGAAGGGCGACCACATCTCCTACCCGGCGGCCTACCCGGGCGTGATCGCCGCGACCGCCGTCGACGACAACGGCACCCGCGCCTCGTTCTCCACCCGCCGCTGGTACGCCACCGTCAGCGCCCCCGGCGTCGACGTCGTCATCGCGGACCCGGACGAGCAGTACTACGAAGGCTGGGGCACGAGCGCCGCCTCCGCGTTCGTCTCCGGCGCGGTCGCCCTCATCAAGGCGGCCCACCCGGGCCTGTCCCCGGCCCAGATCAAGCAGCTCCTGGAGGACACGGCCCGCAACTCCCCCACCGGCGGTCGCGACGACTCCCGCGGCTACGGCTTCGTCGACCCCGCGGCGGCCATCAAGGAGGGCGGCAAGATCGAGCCCGAGGGGCTGCAGGCGGCGTACGGCCAGGAGTACTTCGGATCGGGCCCGGACACCCCCGAGGACGACACGGACACCGTCGGCTGGGCGGGGCCGCTCGCCGGCGGCCTCGGCGTGGTCCTGCTGGCCGCGGCGGTCGTCCTGTGGCGGGGCCGCAGGGGCCCACGCGAGCACGAACACGACGGCTTCTGA
- a CDS encoding serine hydrolase — MDRHRASRRRARPSGRRPLVYVAVASVVLVCGTAAGAVYVKAQADDGPDLVASSSAPSASPSVSEEATVEPVTAPAIDRDALLAEAMKSVTVQDGAKVSVAVLDVDSDESASYGEGAFDTASIVKVDILATLLLQAQDGDRELTATQKANATLMIENSDNTAATALWNAIGQSDGLDTANKSFGLTETAGGDGELWGLTQTTAADQLTLLQQVFGDDSKLSETSRTYLQGLMSEIAVDQQWGVSAAAGGSEWALKNGWLPRSTTGLWDINSIGRVTVDGHDYLIAVLSKGTTTKTTGITLVEGAAKAAVSAFQDTTTDKVTAAATATD, encoded by the coding sequence ATGGACCGTCACAGAGCAAGCCGACGCCGTGCCCGCCCGTCCGGGCGCAGGCCCCTCGTGTACGTCGCGGTGGCCTCCGTCGTCCTCGTGTGCGGTACGGCGGCCGGGGCCGTATATGTGAAGGCCCAGGCGGACGACGGCCCGGACCTCGTAGCGTCGTCCTCTGCGCCCTCGGCGTCGCCGAGCGTCAGCGAGGAGGCAACGGTGGAACCCGTCACAGCGCCCGCGATCGACCGCGACGCGCTGCTCGCCGAGGCGATGAAGTCCGTCACGGTCCAGGACGGCGCCAAGGTGTCGGTGGCGGTCCTCGACGTCGACTCCGACGAGAGCGCCTCGTACGGCGAGGGGGCCTTCGACACGGCGAGCATCGTCAAGGTCGACATCCTGGCCACGCTGCTGCTCCAGGCGCAGGACGGGGACCGGGAGTTGACGGCGACGCAGAAGGCGAACGCCACCCTGATGATCGAGAACAGCGACAACACGGCCGCGACCGCCCTGTGGAACGCGATCGGGCAGTCGGACGGCCTCGACACCGCGAACAAGAGCTTCGGGCTGACGGAGACGGCGGGCGGCGACGGCGAGCTGTGGGGGCTGACGCAGACCACGGCGGCCGATCAACTGACCCTGTTGCAGCAGGTGTTCGGGGACGACTCGAAGCTCAGCGAGACCTCACGGACGTACCTTCAGGGGCTCATGAGTGAGATAGCCGTCGATCAGCAATGGGGTGTGTCGGCCGCGGCGGGCGGTTCCGAGTGGGCCCTGAAGAACGGGTGGCTGCCGCGCAGCACGACCGGGCTGTGGGACATCAACAGCATCGGGCGGGTCACCGTCGACGGCCACGACTACCTGATCGCCGTGCTGTCGAAGGGCACCACGACCAAGACGACGGGGATCACGCTGGTCGAGGGGGCGGCGAAGGCGGCGGTTTCGGCCTTCCAGGACACGACCACCGACAAGGTCACAGCCGCGGCCACGGCCACCGACTAG
- a CDS encoding SseB family protein has protein sequence MANKNIPDSGFSDDDGSADPRLSAALTAWAEDRTAVGPVLEALKGARLLVPVVAVLGEVEEDANGLRHEKTSDMAVPTLKAGNRTALPAFTSTESLARWDPEARPVAVPLHQALQAAAHEKADTVVLDLAGPVPYELTGPALLALAEGRTNTDPLADPAVTGAVRAAVAAESAVLSAHLGPGQADGTLALVLDPSAVPAEAARAIAERLAADETLRARLVRGLDLAILPAGATPPGEPLYVRR, from the coding sequence GTGGCGAACAAGAACATTCCCGACTCCGGCTTCTCCGACGACGACGGCTCCGCCGATCCCCGGCTGAGCGCGGCGCTCACCGCCTGGGCCGAGGACCGCACCGCGGTCGGGCCGGTCCTGGAGGCGCTCAAGGGCGCCCGGCTGCTCGTACCCGTCGTCGCCGTACTCGGTGAGGTGGAGGAGGACGCGAACGGACTGCGCCACGAGAAGACCAGCGACATGGCCGTGCCGACCCTGAAGGCCGGCAACCGCACCGCACTGCCCGCCTTCACGTCCACCGAGTCACTGGCCCGCTGGGATCCCGAGGCCCGCCCCGTCGCCGTACCCCTGCACCAGGCCCTGCAGGCCGCCGCGCACGAGAAGGCCGACACCGTCGTCCTCGACCTGGCGGGTCCGGTGCCGTACGAACTGACAGGACCCGCGCTGCTCGCGCTCGCCGAAGGGCGTACGAACACGGATCCCCTCGCCGACCCGGCCGTGACCGGAGCCGTACGCGCGGCCGTCGCCGCCGAGTCCGCCGTGCTCAGCGCACATCTCGGCCCGGGGCAGGCGGACGGCACGCTGGCCCTCGTACTGGACCCGTCCGCGGTCCCGGCCGAGGCCGCCCGCGCGATCGCCGAACGGCTGGCGGCCGACGAGACACTCAGGGCCCGCCTGGTGCGCGGCCTCGACCTGGCAATCCTGCCGGCCGGGGCGACGCCGCCGGGCGAGCCCTTGTACGTACGACGGTAA
- a CDS encoding DUF1844 domain-containing protein, which yields MSDTPPQTPDYDAMTRDIAEVPAVEVIVTVAVNLMSAAAVKLGLTEEGDKHKDLDEARKLVHALAGLLDASTTEISSFHAAPLRDGLKSLQLAFREASIVPDEPGQGPGEKYTGPVYG from the coding sequence ATGAGTGACACCCCTCCCCAGACGCCCGACTACGACGCCATGACCCGCGACATCGCCGAGGTCCCCGCGGTCGAGGTGATCGTAACCGTCGCCGTCAACCTGATGAGCGCCGCCGCAGTGAAGCTCGGTCTGACCGAGGAGGGAGACAAGCACAAGGACCTCGACGAGGCCCGCAAGCTGGTGCACGCGCTGGCCGGGCTGCTCGACGCGAGCACGACCGAGATCAGCTCCTTCCACGCGGCCCCGCTGCGCGACGGCCTCAAGTCGCTCCAGCTGGCGTTCCGCGAGGCGTCGATCGTCCCCGACGAGCCGGGCCAGGGCCCCGGCGAGAAGTACACGGGCCCGGTCTACGGCTGA
- the infC gene encoding translation initiation factor IF-3: protein MWCYRGGSISTEPRINDRIRVPEVRLVGPSGEQVGIVPLAKALELAQEYDLDLVEVAASARPPVCKLMDYGKFKYESAMKAREARKNQAHTVIKEMKLRPKIDPHDYDTKKGHVVRFLKQGDKVKITIMFRGREQSRPELGYRLLQRLATDVEDLGFIESNPKQDGRNMIMVLGPHKKKTEAMAEAREAQAARKAEAKANPGKSQNHTGDDLPEVDDVDAETVEAPAEASAEA from the coding sequence GTGTGGTGCTACCGAGGAGGATCCATCAGCACCGAGCCCCGCATCAACGACCGGATTCGCGTTCCCGAGGTGCGACTTGTCGGTCCCAGCGGCGAGCAGGTCGGGATTGTTCCGCTTGCCAAGGCCCTGGAGCTTGCGCAGGAGTACGACCTCGACCTGGTCGAGGTGGCGGCGAGCGCTCGTCCGCCCGTCTGCAAGCTCATGGACTACGGGAAGTTCAAGTACGAGTCGGCCATGAAGGCCCGTGAGGCGCGCAAGAACCAGGCGCACACGGTCATCAAGGAAATGAAGCTCCGGCCGAAGATCGACCCGCACGACTACGACACCAAAAAGGGTCACGTCGTCCGGTTCCTCAAGCAGGGCGACAAGGTCAAGATCACGATCATGTTCCGTGGTCGCGAGCAGTCCAGGCCGGAGCTCGGCTACCGACTGCTGCAGCGTCTGGCAACGGACGTCGAGGACCTCGGGTTCATCGAGTCGAACCCGAAGCAGGACGGCCGAAACATGATCATGGTTCTCGGTCCGCACAAGAAGAAGACCGAGGCGATGGCCGAGGCCCGTGAGGCCCAGGCGGCTCGCAAGGCGGAAGCGAAGGCCAACCCGGGCAAGTCGCAGAATCACACGGGCGACGACCTTCCCGAGGTGGACGACGTCGACGCCGAGACCGTCGAGGCTCCGGCCGAGGCATCCGCCGAGGCCTGA
- the rpmI gene encoding 50S ribosomal protein L35, whose product MPKNKSHSGASKRFKITGSGKVLRERAGKRHLLEHKSSRVTRRLTGNAEMAPGDAKKIKKLLGK is encoded by the coding sequence ATGCCGAAGAACAAGTCGCACAGCGGTGCCAGCAAGCGCTTCAAGATCACCGGCTCCGGCAAGGTGCTCCGTGAGCGCGCCGGCAAGCGCCACCTGCTCGAGCACAAGTCGTCCCGAGTGACGCGTCGCCTCACCGGCAACGCCGAGATGGCCCCGGGCGACGCCAAGAAGATCAAGAAGCTTCTCGGCAAGTGA
- the rplT gene encoding 50S ribosomal protein L20, giving the protein MARVKRAVNAHKKRRAILEAAKGYRGQRSRLYRKAKEQVTHSLVYNYNDRKKRKGDFRRLWIQRINAAARANGITYNRFIQGLNAANIEVDRKILAELAVNDANAFAALVEVAQKALPSDVNAPKAAA; this is encoded by the coding sequence GTGGCACGCGTCAAGCGGGCAGTCAACGCCCACAAGAAGCGCCGGGCGATCCTCGAGGCCGCCAAGGGCTACCGCGGTCAGCGTTCGCGCCTGTACCGCAAGGCCAAGGAGCAGGTCACCCACTCCCTGGTCTACAACTACAACGACCGCAAGAAGCGCAAGGGCGACTTCCGTCGGCTGTGGATCCAGCGCATCAACGCCGCTGCCCGCGCCAACGGCATCACCTACAACCGCTTCATCCAGGGTCTGAACGCGGCCAACATCGAGGTCGACCGTAAGATCCTCGCGGAGCTGGCCGTCAACGACGCCAACGCGTTCGCCGCGCTCGTCGAGGTCGCCCAGAAGGCGCTGCCGTCGGACGTCAACGCGCCCAAGGCTGCCGCCTGA
- a CDS encoding RNA methyltransferase, with translation MVAAPELISPKSPRVSAARRLGRRNFRGKEQLFLAEGPQAVREAAAHRPGGTATLVELFATVEAGERYADIVGDALDAGARVHFAAEDVIADISTTVTPQGLVGICRFLDTPFEEILGARPKLVAVLAHVRDPGNAGTVLRCADAAGAEAVVLTDASVDLYNPKAVRASVGSLFHLPVAVGVPVERAVQGLKDAGVRILAADGAGEDDLDDELDKGTMGGPTAWVFGNEAWGLPEETRALADAVVRVPIHGKAESLNLATAAAVCLYASARAQRASGGCRSVTQS, from the coding sequence ATGGTTGCCGCCCCTGAACTGATCTCCCCCAAGTCGCCCCGCGTCTCCGCCGCCCGGCGGCTCGGCAGGCGGAACTTCCGCGGCAAGGAGCAGCTGTTCCTCGCGGAGGGGCCGCAGGCCGTGCGGGAGGCGGCGGCGCACCGCCCCGGCGGGACCGCCACCCTCGTCGAGCTGTTCGCGACGGTCGAGGCAGGGGAGCGGTACGCCGACATCGTCGGGGACGCCCTGGACGCCGGCGCACGGGTGCACTTCGCCGCCGAGGACGTGATCGCCGACATCTCGACGACCGTCACACCGCAGGGCCTTGTCGGCATCTGCCGCTTCCTGGACACGCCCTTCGAGGAGATCCTCGGGGCGCGGCCCAAGCTCGTCGCCGTACTCGCGCACGTACGCGACCCCGGGAACGCCGGCACCGTGCTGCGGTGCGCCGATGCCGCGGGTGCCGAGGCCGTCGTACTCACCGACGCGTCCGTGGATCTCTACAACCCCAAGGCCGTACGGGCCTCGGTGGGCTCCTTGTTCCATCTGCCCGTCGCCGTCGGTGTGCCCGTCGAGCGGGCCGTGCAGGGGCTCAAGGACGCCGGTGTGCGGATCCTGGCCGCGGACGGCGCCGGGGAGGACGACCTCGACGACGAGCTGGACAAGGGGACGATGGGCGGGCCGACCGCCTGGGTGTTCGGGAACGAGGCATGGGGGCTTCCGGAGGAGACGCGCGCGCTGGCGGATGCCGTTGTGCGCGTTCCTATCCACGGAAAGGCCGAAAGCCTGAACCTCGCCACCGCCGCAGCCGTATGTCTCTACGCGTCCGCGCGTGCACAGCGCGCCTCCGGAGGGTGCCGTTCCGTCACCCAGAGCTAG